The DNA segment aaggattgtgatattgttttacatctcactatagatgcttgactaggttattacccgtctctctcatttgttgagaagacaatggagttagttgtgttttgattaccatggtacatgcacaagcttagattttcctctgatttgaggttagatctaagtttattttatcgttatggcccttgctgaagattcattattgtgatggtactgtgcacgatgattcgacctccccgaccatagggagttagaatctgatttgacctccccgaccatagggagttaaaatcacatcgaagatggccctatcgaattagtcttgcatagttagtgagataaagaatgatttgtgagatacagcatggtttttgagttacaacatggtttttgagatacaacatggttttgagataaagattgatttttgagatacagaatgatttttgagatacagaatggcttttgaatggtaaagaattgtgatttcaattatggtttatgtataattgattttgttgaaattacttaaatggttagtcatgatttgataaattgaattttgtgatcaaagtcatttatacaaatgatttacattattggcaatgaatattttgagttttggaatttgatgagtattcagatttccaatttatttatcagaattttgtcaatgtatattgtactatgttttaaattatagttgtgcaccactgagttcaccactcagcgatagctttgtatgctgtcgcaggtaagaagagcatagagcagtgagtaagtttctttgaagacactttcgcatcacctcgggtatattataggtatacccatgtacataggtctgatgtatacatgtaataatatgtatgtaaatcatttgagcagttgtaaattaaaattgtacatcgaagttgtaaagtgaattatgagttattttgacttgaaaaatttgtattatatttcttttatcttatcctttgaaaatactgaaaaattgttgtggattgagttgagaaaaatattgtgttgaattttgttggagttgagatttggaaaaatattgaagtgctttttacagggtttctaaagaactgttttatccaaaatacagatggcactctgccaaaatttttacagaaattccaaataagtcaaatgtgttagttctatcacttcagttcaaaaaggttttaacacctgtaaatagtgctcaccactgtaaaagaagtaagaaaagttttgaaaatcccttgtagtgtatttaatgggttatcagtagacagagttggtaattcattaggtatactacgggatcatgttatgccttacagaggggtagggtgtgacaaataaggtctaaaattctttttaattaggtttaatattattttaacacctgtaaattaagttttaagtaagtaataataataataataaatttaatttttattttacacTATCAAAATAGTTTAAAAAACTAAAATATCTCAACTAAtataataacatattcaaattatATACTACTATCTAtcaaaattaactgaaattaagataataataattttactaatttttataataataataataataataataataataataataataataataataataataataaaaaaatcatattaatataatcacatattaaGTTTGtacacaaaaaataatttaaaatattatatttaactaattttttaaaaataataataatactttaatattaatataattttaaactttaaaaatagccattttaattaaatttataattatatttatttaataaaataatattaaaatactattaaaacttataaaatttataatttgaaaatttagaTTATTACAGTCGATTCATGGAATGTCCGTATGCTAATTGCATATTTTTGGCGTCAAACTATCTGGTTTTGGCACAATTGGGGTTTTacttttttttgttatttaaagAAAAGTACAGTTAAAACTGTTTTAATTATATGAATATAATTATTAGACTATGCAAGAAAGCGTGAGTGAAGTTGAAGAAGGTTTTGAGAGGAAGAATAGTAGGAAGGATGAAGAATGCGCCGTATGCAAGAGAAAGAAACAAAATAGAGATGAGAGAGAGATTGGGGAAAttcatggtttttttttttttcaaaagataTTTGTTCGTTAATATGCAGAAACAGCACATGGCCAAAGACCAAACATAATAGGCTACAAACAAATACACTTTGACCAACAGGTAATAGAAACAAAGAAGCCCAAGCCCATAGTACTCTTTCAACCCATGATTCAATTCAAAGAAAAAAGCAACCCATATTAGGAAAGCCCAACCCCAAGATCAACCCTAGCTAGGCAAAGCCTAGGAGATAACTAACATAGCATCATTGCCACCATAGCCGAGAAACTAGTCAACCAGAGGATAATAACTTTACCTAGGAGAGCAGAAGGGTTAGCCAAGGCTGAGACCAGCATAAAGATACCCATAAAATTTATCCTCAAAATCAAAACCAGGTGGGCTGTTCTAAAATCCAAGCAGCCAAGAGATGCAACAGAACCATGGAGGTGCTAAGGACATACAAAGAAAGGGTGATGTAGATCTTCGTGGCACATATAATACCATTGAGAGTCGGCCACTACAAGGTGGGTAAGGACTCTAAGAAGCTGCACGCCTGTAGCCACAGAAGAATGAGAAAAAACACTTGAGGACAGAAAAAGAGCCTTCACAGACTATAAGATTTCCTTCACAATGAGCAACACCACCTGCAAGCAACAAGAAACAACTCAAAACATATATGTACAGTCCCATCTAAAGGAGCTGCACGCCCATAGCCACAGAagaaacgaaaaaaaaaaaaaaaaacttgaggaCAGAAAAAAAGCTTTCACAAACTAAAGGATTTCCTTCATAATGAGCAACACCACCTACAAGCAATAAGAAACAGCTCAAAACATATATGTACAGTCCCATCTAAAGGAGAAAAAGGAAAACCTATGTTTAGGCAAGGGATGGAGAGCCATCCCCTGCATGTAAAGGGTGAGAGACGACCGTAAACACTGACAAAGAAAGAGACCTTCTATCACACAAACTAAACATAATCCAAAGAAAATTTCTCTCTCTATCGATTGGGGAAATTCATTGTAATTGAGAGATAAGAGAAACAAGAAGTTTTTAATCCTACTTGAATATAACATATTACTATTCTACCTATAAAttaattgtcataaattatataaggtttaaaattatatttactaTAATTTAAGggattttaagttaaaatttaaaatttatgcatcATCCTATTACTTACCCTAAAAGAAATTCACCTTGGTTTTACACGGTGAAGAAGTGGAAACCCTAAAACGCCCTCTTTTCCTGCTAAATCTCAAAGTACAAGGCTCTGCCGCTGCAACCATAGCAATGGCGGGCGATGCCACGCAAATTGATCAAAATCCCATCGTGAACCCGTCCGAGTTCCAGCCAAGTCCTCCACAAGATGAGCAACCACCTCCTCCTCTCTCAAAAAATGCCCAAAAGAAGCTGTTGAAGCTGCAGAAATACGAGGCCAAGAAGGCGGAGAAAAAAGCCTCAATTAAAGAGCAGAAGAAGCGAGAGGCCGAGAGAAAGCGCAAAGAATGGGAGGAAACCCTCACCGGTGTCTCGGAAGAGGAGAGGTTAACGCTCATCGAATCGAGAAGAAAGCTTAGGAAGGAGAGAATGGAGAAACGATCTGAGGAAAGGGAAAGCAAGATACAGAGGCTTACCGGAGCCAAAACCAACGGCCAAAAAATCGTCATTGATCTCGAATTCTCTCATCTCATGACCTCCTCTGAGATCCACAGCCTTGTTCAACAGGTCTTTCAAGCTATAATTTTCTATATATAATTGAACCACATTGTTACTGGAAATTTGAATTCAAATCAATGATAATTTGAACGGAAATGAGTGAAATTAAGAAGCTAAATTACACTATAATTGACTAATGTTTTATAGAAACAATTGAAGAAGAATGACCTTGCTTTGTGGTGGTTGAATATGCCCTTGCTAATCTGCTTAAACGAATTTGCAGATTATGTATTGCTATGCGGTGAATGGAAGATGCGCTTCTCCTGGTCACCTCTGGTTGACGGGTTGCAGGGGGGAAATGGAGAACCAATTGCAAAGGCTTCCAGGATTTGACAAATGGATAATTGAGAAAGAATGTCGATCTTATGTTGAAGCATTGGAAGATCAGAAAGAAAATCTAGTTTATCTTACAGCagatgctgaaatggagttggatGAACTTGAtcccaaaaaaatatatattgttgGTGGGTTAGTGGATCGGAATCGGTGGAAAGGGTTAACCATGAAGAAAGCACAAGAACAGGGAATCCAAACTGCAAAACTACCCATAGACAATCACTTGAAGATGTCAAGTTCTCAGGTGATGTTGGTCTCTGTGTTGGCACTTTTCTCATCTAGATTCCAAGTTGATTGTTACTTACATTTGTCTGAAGGCATTTTATATGTTGAATGAATAGAGTCtatacaaaatttctcaaattgaAGGCAAATTACAAACTAGGAATGTGAATTTCACTGTCATAGTGAAACAATGCAAAAGTAGGCTAGAATTATATGGTTATGTTCTGTAGTTTCTCTTTATTGTCCAATGTGCATGAGAGTAAGTGCTGGAGCTGTTCGTAATCTGTGAAGTTGTGTGCCACAAATTAGAGCATACAAGTAATAAAAAGACTGTAGAATGCAGACAGAAATGAGTTTGCATGGAGATTTAGTTAGAGTGCGTAGGCAAGCAGTATTTATCTTTGTCCCAAGTCACTGTCCTTAAGTTAGGGATGCAAGGAAGAAGATTATGTTAGGAAATATTTACATGCATATAAATATTTAGCTCTTggattttatttttatgtatttgtaACGTCTAATCATTTTGATCCTCTTGTAGCTAAAGAAACCAATCCAGCCTTATCTTATGCATTTTATTGtgtttttctcttattttaatttttcaattcttAAGTTTGTAGATGCATGAAAATATATGatatgttatatttttattatgcaaATATTAAACATGCATATGTTGGCATGTCTATGGATCATTTATTTGGGGAAACAATCCAATCACGCATCTTGGGTAGTTAAATTCTGGAAGATATAGATCAAGCTATAcattaaataaattttgatattagTGGTGGGATTTCAGTACTACTAGATTAGTGGGATGATGTACAGAGTTTTGTCTTGGTGGCTCGAAGTGGGACTCGTTAATGAGAGCGTGTCTGTCTTCAACCTTTCTTAGGGAGCTTAAATGTCGCGTATTCTCTTATACACGTCACCTTCCTATTTGTTCTTAACAGGACACTTACCTATTTGTTCATAGCTTAAGTAATTTTTGGACTTGCACATTTTTAGATCAATAACGCCCTCTTGTTATCACTATCCTACTCTTCTCCCACTTAATCTAAATTCTCTCTTGGGCATTACTTGCATGCAACACTATCTCTCCATAATTATTCAAAGAACATTATATCTACAAAGTTTGATTGCTAATAAAGTTGCTAGATGACATATTTTCATCATCCAATGCTAGGCCTCAGCTTAGGATAGAGTATATTCCTTATCTCATCTTGTGGCATGTTGATTTTCCCTGAAACAGATGAGTCAAGATCCACAAATATCTTCGTCATTCTACCCTAACACTGCATATTGTTTATTGTAGTGCAGGTCCTTACAGTAAACCAAGTGATAGAGATACTCCTTAAGTTCTTGGAAACAAGAGATTGGAAGGCTTCATTCTTTCAAGTAATCCCCCAAAGGAAAAGATGCGATGCTGATTCAACAGAAAATCAAGTAGATGGGGAAGAGTGCAGGGAGAAAGATGAACCATCTGAGAAGAAAAAGAGCTGCATTTTATGATTCTTGCAGCTAGCAGAACTtgtgagctatgaatttgaatgtCATACGGGCTGTTTTTGGTCTGTATAACTGAAAAATTGTATGCCTAACATCAGTTTTCAATGCAAGCTTCCCATTTTTCATGCACATGGCATGATCCATGTGAGTTGTGACTTTCTTTTAAATCAATTGTTTGCAAAACCTCCTCCCCCTcctcctccttcttcttcttctttatattttatatatatatatataaaattcaagATCATTACAGAAAGTGAGGGCTTGTTACAACAGATTTCCCTTAACCCAACTTGCACATTATTGAATATCAAATTCAATTTTGAAGGGGCTTTTCTGGCCTATTAAAGGGTTATCTAAATGTATTGCATGTTAAGATTAAAAGGCCTAAAAAATATGACAGATCCATAAATCTTTTAATTCAAAACTCAGCCCATTACTATTACTAGTTCAATAGGAGATATTTTCTCCAGACTTCAGCCAAAAGCGCGCATCTTGCGCATTCATCTTCCTCCTCCTAAGTGCTCCTCCGCCAAAAGCACAAAAAAAGCCACTCTTCTTTGGCTAGCAATATAAATCTGCAAAAGTTTTGGATCTTGGCCATGTTAGGAGCTTTCTAGAGGGAAGTGTAATCTTGTAGATGATAGCACTATTGTAAAGAGGAAAATAGAGTTGGAGTTCCATAAAATCAAGCATTTAGATCCTTACAAACAATAACACACTTCAGCCTCATCTTCTTCCAACAACAGCCATCACTTCCAATTGAAAGCCATAATCTAAAGAAGGCAATGGCTTACTGGAGAGTGGAAACAAAAAGTCCCTCGtctcttttgaaaaaaaaaaaaaaaaaagaggactaGGAAAGGTTTACCAAGGAACTCATAAACAACCCCAAGACGGGTTAGACAAGAAAAGTTGAAAGATTAAAGCTAAAAAACAACAAGATGAAAGAAAAGACGACTTGCCACTAGCAATTTGAGTCTTTGGCGGCAGTGAGAGCATCTCCTCGACTCTCTTTCATGGGGTTTTCTTCACTGGGTTGAAAGAAATGAAAAAATGAAGTGATATCCTACTTCCCAAAGCTAGTAGCGTAATCAATTTGAGTAAATGTCTAGAGCTAAAACTCCAGATATGTACTCAAGTCAAGTTTATTTCATTGTTAAACTCTACCAGAAATTTGTAAGAGCAAATAAATACGGACACATATATTATTTCTATTTGTGTTGTTATGGATTACGTTACGTGGAtggaattttatatatatatgtatagagCATTATGGGCTAAATTTCACCCCTTGTTCCTCAACtttgggtattattttagcaatatccttaaattttaatttgtatcaCAAAAATACTTTAACTTTAATTTAACACTACCCAAAGTCTCTCATGCCACTTTCCAATAGGAGTTTCGATCAGAGGCTAACGTGGACATACCTATGtagaataaaaagaataaaaataaaattctctTTGCCATgtggcattttattaataaaaaaatatttttttgctcTCTTACCcattctcttctctctctttgaCTTTAATCCTTTGTTTTCTCTTCCCTAATGGCCtaatctcttttcttttctttccaatCTAATCTCATCCATGGACTCTACACCACCTTAAACCTCCTAAAATATCATCCATGACAAGCGATGACCCATTTGCCTCTAGCCA comes from the Hevea brasiliensis isolate MT/VB/25A 57/8 chromosome 5, ASM3005281v1, whole genome shotgun sequence genome and includes:
- the LOC110671617 gene encoding tRNA (guanine(9)-N1)-methyltransferase, whose translation is MAGDATQIDQNPIVNPSEFQPSPPQDEQPPPPLSKNAQKKLLKLQKYEAKKAEKKASIKEQKKREAERKRKEWEETLTGVSEEERLTLIESRRKLRKERMEKRSEERESKIQRLTGAKTNGQKIVIDLEFSHLMTSSEIHSLVQQIMYCYAVNGRCASPGHLWLTGCRGEMENQLQRLPGFDKWIIEKECRSYVEALEDQKENLVYLTADAEMELDELDPKKIYIVGGLVDRNRWKGLTMKKAQEQGIQTAKLPIDNHLKMSSSQVLTVNQVIEILLKFLETRDWKASFFQVIPQRKRCDADSTENQVDGEECREKDEPSEKKKSCIL